In Tubulanus polymorphus chromosome 2, tnTubPoly1.2, whole genome shotgun sequence, a single window of DNA contains:
- the LOC141900027 gene encoding uncharacterized protein LOC141900027: protein MAGAWKLRTGSSVKRPTPRQQPTKKKPVWETLVGWVTQPDTDFDTGIESWCKRKYEASLPRNGKVRSQSRKNWHAWDEFVIEPQTKCTDIDDLEAFKENSLAEHFKPKVINRTKKETSVNKVSETVGKGGETEHSVITRNNDGSNSAVLGSRPPSQGQACITQLSKPESPVKLCYTQAAPSDRLMSRDELLSRASKASKTAIMDPESVEDPAEQLNEDYQIPEIISQTTDPGPSVVKIEPNSTPRIEDTFNRLIAPPCTPKQTNKCKKCDKTPLGCACYKLEQKSRVIDVCEDELPVPEAIQRHLDKALRTSLPENNIGNLRLNDGPFRALSNRTRTNIFPIRDLIDTTNMNLSASEKRAIRVQESYARNGPAGRGPARNNEKGPFYLTGKDLLQHRDKNLFWLQEGLDMVRFYQKSKYVCPTGFRPTPIRTPLQRAKDISKRRLHEKPVTSQQQYSMFGDIPTQSTHENLAPTSSFQTITANFPPDYRGRTDKLTLVRETRSAVDGRHDWRRRSVEEIIEGDIALLELIYARKQLQSTILPAIRNGDRKDCLAVDSA from the exons ATGGCTGGTGCTTGGAAACTGAGGACTGGTAGCAGCGTCAAACGCCCAACGCCGAGACAACAACCTACCAA gaaGAAACCTGTATGGGAAACATTAGTTGGTTGGGTGACGCAACCGGACACGGATTTTGACACAG GCATTGAATCTTGGTGCAAGCGCAAATACGAAGCATCCTTACCGCGAAACG GTAAAGTGCGATCGCAATCGCGGAAGAATTGGCATGCCTGGGACGAGTTCGTCATTGAACCGCAAACGAAATGTACCGATATCGACGATTTAGAAGCGTTCAAAGAGAACAGTCTAGCAGAGCACTTCAAACCGAAAGTTATCAACAGaacgaaaaaagaaacatcggtCAATAAAGTCTCGGAAACTGTTGGCAAAGGTGGAGAAACTGAACATTCGgttattactagaaataatgatGGTAGTAATTCGGCGGTGCTAGGCTCGAGACCGCCTAGCCAGGGACAAGCCTGTATTACGCAACTGAGTAAACCCGAATCACCCGTAAAACTGTGCTATACACAAGCGGCACCTAGTGACCGCTTAATGTCTCGGGACGAACTATTAAGCAGGGCTTCAAAGGCCTCGAAGACTGCAATTATGGATCCTGAATCGGTTGAGGATCCGGCTGAACAGTTAAACGAAGATTATCAAATACCGGAAATAATATCTCAGACTACTGATCCCGGTCCGAGCGTCGTAAAAATTGAGCCGAACAGTACCCCGAGAATCGAAGATACGTTTAACCGTTTGATAGCTCCGCCGTGTACGCCGAAACAAACGAATAAGTGTAAAAAATGTGATAAAACCCCGCTCGGCTGCGCGTGCTATAAACTGGAACAAAAGTCCCGAGTCATCGACGTCTGCGAAGACGAGCTCCCAGTGCCGGAAGCAATACAACGCCATCTAGATAAGGCTTTGAGAACTTCACTTCCTGAAAATAACATCGGTAATCTGCGCTTGAATGACGGTCCTTTCCGTGCGTTATCAAACCGAACTCGAACTAATATATTTCCGATCAGAGATCTTATCGATACTACTAATATGAACTTATCAGCCTCCGAAAAGAGGGCAATACGTGTACAGGAAAGCTACGCTCGAAATGGCCCGGCAGGTCGTGGCCCGGCGAGAAATAACGAGAAAGGGCCGTTTTATCTGACGGGGAAAGATCTATTGCAGCACAGGgataagaatttattttggttaCAGGAAGGCTTAGATATGGTGCGgttctatcaaaaatcaaaG TATGTGTGTCCTACGGGATTTCGTCCAACTCCAATTAGGACACCCCTACAACGAGCGAAAGATATATCCAAACGTCGCTTGCACGAAAAACCCGTGACATCG CAACAGCAGTACAGCATGTTCGGTGACATTCCAACGCAAAGCACACACGAAAATTTAGCTCCGACCTCGTCCTTTCAGACAATAACTGCTAATTTTCCACCGGATTATCGCGGGCGCACGGACAAACTGACGTTAGTACGTGAGACTAGGTCAGCAGTTGACGGTAG gCATGATTGGCGACGAAGATCAGTTGAGGAAATTATTGAAGGAGACATCGCGTTATTAGAACTGATCTACGCCAGGAAACAGCTACAGTCAACGATACTTCCAGCGATCAG GAATGGTGACCGTAAAGATTGCTTAGCCGTTGATAGCGCCTGA